TTTCCGATGACAAACGCTTTGTCACCTGCCGCCTTTTTAGCGATTTTAACGGCTTCAGCATTGATTTTCTTCACTTTTTCTTCTAATCCATACCGGGCGAGTTTGCTGTAATTTGCGCCGTATGTGTTCGTTTGAATGACATTCGCGCCAGCTTCGATATATGCTTTATGGACATTGTAAACTTGTTCGGGATGTGTAATATTTAATTCCTCGAAACAACGATCTACACCGTTTGCATATAAAATCGTCCCCATGGCCCCGTCGCCAATTAATATTCTTTCTTGTAAAGATCCAAGTAAATTCAATGCCTACACTCCCTTCTATTCAATTTCTTTGAACGCCTGTTTCAAATCTGCGATTAAATCAGAAGCGTGCTCGATGCCGACGGACACGCGTAATAGGCTGTTCGATAATCCATACGATAAGCGAACTTCTTCTGGAATATCTCCATGCGTTTGCGTCTTCGGATAGGTGATGAAACTCTCGACGCCCCCTAAACTTTCCGCAAACGTGAAAAGCTTTAACGCTTTTAGAAATGGTGAGACTTGTGATTCATTGGTGATCGTAAAACTCAACATGCCGCCCCGTCCCGGATAAAAGACGTCGTCCACAATCGGAAGGGCTTGTAAAAAGGGCACGATTTCTTTTGCATTTTGTTCATGTTTATCCATTCGAAGGGCCAATGTTTTCATCCCTCTTATTAAATTCCAACAATCCAGAGGTCCCAACACCGCGCCGATTGAGTTATGCAGAAACGCGAGTTCTTCGTTAATTTTCTTACCTTTGGAAACGACCAATCCCGCTAGCACATCGTTATGTCCCGCCAGGTATTTCGTTGCGCTATGAATGACGATGTCCGCGCCTGCTTCCAAAGGCCTTTGTATATACGGCGTATACAGCGTGTTATCAACAATGCATAGAAGTTCATATTGTTTCGTTATGGCTGAAATTTGCTCAATGTCCGTCTCTTTCATTAACGGATTTGTCGGCGTTTCAATGAAAATCGCTTTCGTGCTTTTATGAATCAACCCCTTTAATTCATCAATTGATTCACCGTCCCAATAACTGAACGTCAACCCATACTTCTCTTCGAAAATTTCAAACAAACGATATGAACCGCCGTAAATATCACGTGAAGCGATGATGTGATCATTTTTTCCGAATAAAGAAAAGACGAGTTGAATGGCACTCATTCCTGAACTTGTAGCGAAAGCCCGCTCTCCTTTCTCCAATAATGCCACCGACTTTTCCAGTACATCGCGCGTCGGATTGCCAGTTCGCGTGTAATCGTATCCTGACAACAAACCAATCTCTTCGTGACGAAAAGCTGTCGAAAAATAAACCGGCGTGCTCACGGCTCGAAAATGTTCATCACGTTCATTGCCTATTTGCACGAACACTGTTTCTTGATGATAAGTCAATTGCTTCTTCCCCTTTCCCGAAAGATATCAACAAAAAAAGACATCTTTCACCCGAGTACTCTCGTAATGATAAGATGCCTTTAGTTGTCTAATCGGCAAGTGTATTTTATTAGGCTTTCTGGCGTTTCTTCAATGAAAAACGCGTCTTTTCTGTCGTGTCAATTTGTGTAATGACCCCGTCGTGGACTGTTATGTGGACTGATCCGAATTCCAATCCTTCCAAAGCATCTAAGATTTTCTGCACTTTCTCTTCGACATGATTTCCCATTCGCATTCGCTCCTTTTGGAATTTTAAAATAGAAAAAGCCCTCTTCTCGGAAATAAGAAGAGGGCGATAATATACAGGTCCCCCTCTTATCTTCCAGATTAAAAATCTGTAGGATGTAGCACCATCACAAACAATGTTTGCAGGTTGCCGGGCATCACAGGGCCTATTCCCTCCGCCGCTCTCGATAAGAGACTAACTATTCAATTGAGTTTTTCATGTTTTGCTTTTGTTGTTAACGAGTATCATAAAACAGAACTTTGTTTGTGTCAAGTCCATTTTTTCAATTATCCTATTTTATCGAACAATAAGATTAACGAATCACTTCTTTTTAAGCTCCGCTTTGAATAAATAACTTAATTCCCTACTTTTAATATCTTCTAACTCGCCGTCAGCTCCCAGCATCGTATCCCCGGACTCGGAATACCAATACGCTAAATAGACTGGCTCGTCGGGTTTTATCGGGTTTTTTCCTTCGAAAGTTTTGGCGCTCGATGAACCCCCTTGAAGTTTTATTGCCTCGATTTTCATAGCCCCGCCTGGACTTCCGAAAACGATTTCCCCTTCATCGCCATACGTATTGACAGCGAAACTCACCGTCCGATCTTCAGTGTCCAAATTGACCGGATTTTCAGCAATTTTGTTTTGAATAAACTCGCCTTTTTCGTATTGCTCGATCATAAAGTATAGCTCGTAGTCATTCGGAATTTGACCGATGATTTCAAAATGGTCGGCCGACCCACCACCAGAATTACTTATGAGTATCGATTCTTCATCTGTCAAAATTCTTTCTGAAATCATCAAGTCGTTTGAACAAGCTGATAGCGTCAAAGTTAGAAGTAGTGCAGAAAAGAGCAGAATTCTTTTCATTCAATCCCTCATTTCATTCAAAATGGGAGAAGCTTTTTTCATTCCGATGTCACGTCTAAAAACACATAACCATCACGTTCATGTTGACCTGAAAATACGATGGGAACCCGTTCGCTGAATATCGGCCCATCCACGACGACGGTATGAAATTCGCCGGCTTCACCGCATGAATCGATGCCGAGCGCCTCTAGTTCATCAATAAGTTCATTCGTGAATTTTCTTCCGATGAATTTGCTCGGCATCATTGCTGTATTCACTACGACAATGTATGCTTCAAATCCTGCTTCTACGAAATCCTTTACGACTTTTTTTCGCGGCTCCATCCATAACGGATGAACCGCTTCGATACCGACCTTCGCACAAGTTTCCTGAATCCATGTTAAATGATCTTCTAAATCGATGTCGCCGAATACGCCGTGACTAATTCCTGCATCTTTGCATTCTTTCATCGCGTCTAAAAACTGTTCTTCGTAACCGTTCCAGTCCGCCCCGCGAATCATAAGCGGAACGCCTAGACTCTCCGCTTGCGCTTTGATGATTTCAATTGGAAGTGCGTGGGATTTCGACCGTTCATGGTCTTCTTCAAACATTGTCCATACTCTTTTTGGAACGGATCCAGATTGGAGGGCTCGGTAATAAGCCATCGCGGAGTCTTTGCCGCCGCTCCATGATGCTACAAATGGTAATCCTATCATTCTATTCATCCTTTTTAGATAAGTATAACATTGGAAAGAAAAAACGCAGGCACTTTTCGTGTCTGCGTCCCTAGGTTATGACGGCATTGGCGTGTCTGTTGGTTTCGCGTAGCCTTCTTTATAGGTTTCATCAATAATCGTACGAATTTCTTTGAGCGACTTGCCTTCTTGCGTCATCATGACCGAATCTACAGCGGTTTCAAGGCACACTTGACAACGCGTGCTATGATCGTCCCATACGACTGAACCATCTTCACGGATTTCATCAATAAAGCAGTTCATATTGCTTCCGTGATTCGCGCTTTCACCGCAACCGCAGTAGCACGGCATCCATTCGATAATATCGGTGGCTGATGCAGCTACTTGATAAACGAGTCTCATATCTTCGGGTTTATCATCAAGAAACGTTGGCAAAATATCGGTAGATGCCGTCACTTCTTGGAGATCACCATTCGGAAGCTGATGCTGTTCGCCGACAGCCAAATCGTGTTTTTCATGAGTGGTATTCGTATTTTTCCCGCATGCTGATAGTACGAGAACTGTTGCGAGTAAAATTAATAGTATTGGCTTTTTCACTGTGCCTCACTCCAAATTGCATAGTTGTCCTTCTATCATAGCCGAGATTGTCGGGTTTAGGCGTTACAACTTTGTGAACCTGAGTATATCATTTAGTTCAGACCAGTTTTCAATCCGTGGAATGTCCAAATGCTTATTGTAGGACTGCGTTTTTGCATACAATTTTAATGGGTGATCTCTTAATGTCTCCAAAACGGCAGGCTTGTCATCAAAATAATAGTCAAGTTCTAGATCATTGATAATATGAACCTTGTCCTCGTCATTCATTCCGTAAAAAAACCTGTCTTTCTGAACCGGAAAGTTATTTTCAATCATCCATTCCATCGTACGCTGACCATGTTCTTTCGGTCTGGCGGTAATATAATAAATTTCATGTCCTTCTCTATCCAGCTGTTGCAATGTTTCCACTGCATCCGGATACGGCGGACACCCCGAGTAATAGATTTCATCTAGTGAACTGTTCCACATCTTACTTCCTTGTTCGGCAGTCATGCCAAAAAGTTCGTGAATTTCAACTTTATCCAGCGCATGAAAGAGATCCACTTGTACATCCCGATTCAGCTTTTTATTGTATAGTTGAAAAGCATGTTCTCTCAGGTTAATCAATGTATCATCGATGTCAAAACCAAATTTCATAGTAAACTCCCTTAGTTTGTTTTATATTTCGGATAGCCGGTGAACTTGAAATCTTTACCGATTTGGGTAACTTGAAGATTTTCCAAATCCACAGCATCGCGCATTAGTTCGACGCCTGCGCCTTCAAGAAATGTAGGCGCTTGTGAACCTCCGACTAATTTCGGAGCGATATAAATCTCTACTTTATCGACCAGCTGGTTTTCAAGGAATGCAGCATGAATCGTGCCGCCTCCTTCAATTAAAACTGAAGAAACAAGTTTTTCACCGAGAATGCGGACGACATCATTCGGGTCTACGTGCTCTTTACCTGAAGTTGGATATATTGAAATGCCGCGTTCTTCCAATATTCTTTTGGCTTTTTGGTCATATTTGTTTGAAGTGAAAATCCAAGTGGGTGCCTGTTTGTCATTTACAACCTTTGAATCCAGTGGAATTCGTAATGTAGAATCTAATATGACACGAATCGGATTCCTGCCATTCGGAATCCTTGTTGTCAATTCAGGATCATCTTCGATTACCGTATTTACGCCGACTAAAATAGCCATATGTTCATTGCGCAGCACATGCACATCGCTTCTCGCCTCTTCAGAAGTAATCCACTTGCTGTCGGCTGTATGGGTAGCAATTTTCCCATCTAATGCGCTTCCAGCTTTCATCGTCATGAACGGCTTCTGTTCAACGATGAATTTGTTAAATACTTCGTTCATCTTTCGAGATTCCTCTTCCATTACCCCGATGACGACTTCAATTCCCGCATCTTCCAATATCTTAACGCCGTTGCCTGCAACGACTGGATTCGGATCCAGTGTAGCAATCACTACTTTCTTAATACCCGCCTCCACAATCGCTACTGCGCACGGACCTGTCCGTCCGAAATGCGAGCACGGTTCAAGGGTCACATAAATCGTGCCACCTCTCGCCTTGTCGCCAGCCATTCGAATGGCATGTATTTCAGCGTGGGGTTCTCCAGCCTTCAAATGCGTGCCGACACCAACGATTCTATTTTCATTGACAATAACTGACCCTACAAGCGGATTCGGGTCAGTTTGTCCTTTCATCGCACGTGCATTCTCAATAGCTAAATTCATATAAAACTCGTGATTAGTCATTTGGACAAGTGCCTCCTTCCTCCAAATGTCCAGATCGCTTGATCTTTGTCTTCAAATACTTTTCGTTGTACTCTGACTTATCGCCCCATAGTGGTTCGCGTCCCGATATAGGAAGACCAGCATTTTGCAGTGCTTCTAGCTTTTTCGGATTATTTGTCATAAGCTTGACCGGTTTTGTTCGTAGTGTCTTTAGAACCTGGATTGCATCGTCGTAATTTCTGGAATCATCTACAAATCCTAGACTTTCGTTCGCTTCCACCGTGTCATAACCATTCTCCTGAAGTACATAAGCCATCGCCTTGCTGAATAGGCCAATCCCACGTCCCTCATGGTTCGCCAAATAAAACAACGCACCCGTCCCGTGGTCCGCGATATTCTGCATCGATTGCTTTAACTGAAAACCGCAATCGCATCTTTTACTGCCAAATATGTCTCCCGTATGACAAATAGAATGCATTCGGATTAGCGCATCCTCTGCGTTTTCAAAATCACCGTAGACAAGCACGCTTGACTGTTGGTACTCAGCCAAATTCTCGGATGAAAGCTTATCAATGATTTCTTGGTAATTCTCCGTTACCTGGCATTGGCTTAGCCAACAATACCACTGGAAGACAACCGTTTCTCCGTATAGATTAACGGGTAGGTTGATTGGACCTACCAAGTAGATGGCGCCTTCATCAGTCTTTATCATTTGGATTTTTCCTTTTAAGACCTCAAGCACTTCAGGTTCCAGTTTCGCATGCAACATAAAAATCATTCCTTTTATTTTAATTTAAGTTATTGTGCAAATTTGGTCGTTCGATACTTCACTTGAAAAATAACGTCTATCTTATGTGTATGAAAAACGCATGCTTTAGCACCGTCACTTTGCCCAGGGCACATAATTTAGTCAAGTGTCCCGTTATTATTAAAACCCTCATTAGTTATTGAAAACCGTTCTCAATTAATTGTTTTAATTATAGCACTACGATAAATATTAATAATAGCAAAAGGCAACTGTTAGTTAGTAACAGTTGCCTTTAAAAGATAACCTCATTTTACGACAAGGTTATTCCTCGTATTTCTATTTCAATAAACTTACGAATTACCCGTCATTTTCGATGGGTCAACATATTCGTCAAACTGTTCTTCTGTTAACAAACCTGTTTCGAGCGCAGCTTCCTTTAATGTTGTACCGTTTGCATGCGCAGTTTTTGCGATTTTCGCCGCGTTTTCATATCCGATATACGGGTTGAGCGCAGTTACAAGCATCAATGAATTGTTCACGTGATGTTCGATGACTTCGCGGTTCGGTTCGATTCCTACCGCACAGTTGTCATTGAAGCTGATCATTGCGTCCGCAAGTAGTGTCACGGATTGCAGGAAGTTGTAAATGATCACTGGTTTAAAAACGTTTAATTCAAAATTTCCTTGGCTCGCCGCAAACCCGATTGTTGCGTCGTTCCCCATCACTTGCGCGACAACCATTGTGATGGCTTCACTTTGTGTTGGGTTCACTTTACCTGGCATGATGGAACTGCCTGGTTCGTTTTCCGGGATTGTGATTTCACCAATACCAGAACGCGGACCGCTTGCTAACCAACGTACGTCGTTTGCGATTTTCATAATGTCTGCCGCAAGCGCTTTAACCGCACCGTGAACATAGACAACTTCATCATAGCTTGTCAGTGAGTGGAATTTGTTTTTCGCAGATGTGAATTCAATGCCGACTGCACTGCTGATTTCTTCAGCTACGCGATCACCAAATCCTTCAGGTGCGTTCAATCCAGTTCCAACTGCTGTTCCGCCGATGGCTAGTTCTTTCATTGACTCGACGCTGTCCGCAATCATTTTCTCGGTTTTTTCGAGCATACGGTGCCATCCGCTAATTTCTTGACCAAGCGTTAATGGTGTTGCGTCTTGTAAATGCGTACGTCCGATTTTAATAATATCTGAGAATTCTTCGGACTTTTTCGCGAATGTTTCTTTAAGTTTTGCAAGTGCTGGAAGTAATTGCTCTTGTACTGCGATTACTCCCGCAACGTGAAGTGCTGTTGGGAATGTATCATTCGAGCTTTGAGATTTATTCACGTCATCATTTGGGTGAAGACGTTCTTCTTCGTCCCATGCTTTGAGTAATTGGTTGCCGCGGTATGCGATGACTTCGTTGACGTTCATGTTCGACTGCGTACCGGATCCTGTTTGCCACACGACGAGCGGGAAGTTGTCATCTAGTTTTCCTGCGATAATTTCGTCTGCTGCCGCTGAAATCGCATTCAATTTAGCATCGGAAATGGCACCGTTTGCATGGCTCGCAATCGCTGCTGCTTTTTTCAATTGTGCAAATGCGCGAATCACGCCAACCGGCATTGTTTCGCCGCCAATTTTAAAGTTTTGTTTACTGCGTTGTGTTTGTGCACCCCATAGTTTGTCCGCTGGAACTTGAATTTCACCAAATGTGTCATGTTCAATACGATAATCCATCTTTCATCCGCCTTCCGTTATGTATCATTACATTCTTTTCTATTATAACATGACTTTTTAGTATGTTAACTTCATTCAGAGAATGCTTCGAACAAATCACTGTAAATGAAAAAATGACTATCAATTCACACACACTTTGATAGTCATTTATATTAGTATTCCCATTTATAATTCTTTCTCTTCAAAACCTCGATAAACGCATCGACGATTTTCGGGTTGAATTGCTTTCCCTTTTCGTTAATAAGCTCTTTGATCGCATCTTTAATGGGCAATGCTTTTTTGTAAATGCGATTTGTCGTCATGGCGTCAAAAGCGTCGACCACGGCAACAATCGAAGCTTCAAGTGAAATCTCATCGGCTTTCAGTCCGTAGGGATACCCACTTCCATCAAATCGTTCATGATGTTGCTCGACAATGGTGGCCGCGTCTTTTAACCATTTGACTTTATGTTCACGCATAATTTTTGCGCCTTCGATTGTATGTGTTTTCATAATCGCCCACTCGCAAGCTGTCAAATCACCGGGTTTATTTAACACTTCAAGCGGAATTTCACGCTTTCCAATATCGTGAAAGTAGGCGCCCCATCTAAGGATACGAAGTTTTTCATTTGGTAATCCTAGGTGTGTCCACACTTCTAGTGAATAATCTTTGATGCGGTTGCAGTGATTATACGTATATCCATCCAGCGCTTCAATTGCGTCGGCTTCTTCTTGCAGTAATTGTGTTTCAAAAAATTCGGGTTCGAATTCTTCATGGGACGTTTTAATTAATATGTCGGCATCCGTATTACCGTATAAAAAAATCGTGTTTTCATAAAGAGAAGCATCAATCGTTTCCCCGATTTTCAATTGGCGACTCTTGCCGTCATACCGCATTTCAACTACACCGTTTAATAAGGTGTATGTTTCAATGATAGAATCAGTTGCATTTTTACTATGTTGAACCCACAGGACGTTGTCTTTTTGCAATGAATAAAGGGCATTTGATAAACCCTGCCATCTGCCATATAAGATTACATCTGCATAGCCGAGGTGTAAGGTTGGATACCCATTTTGGGTGTAATATGATTTATTTTGCAACAACTTCTTGAACATCTCCTGCAGATTTTGACGTATCTTATCGAATTATGCTTACCCCTTATTTATTATAACAAGTGTAAGTTGGAATTCATACGATAACTTCTGCATTTGATTGACAGTTTACGATTTTATCATAATTCAGTTCTCAATGCGTTTATCACGTCAATTTTTGTCGCTTTTCGTGCTGGACGCCATCCAGAAATCATTGCAACGCCAATACTGATGGTAGAAGCGATAACGACGAGTTGCCATGGGATAATTGAAAATTTGACCTGCATGTCCCCGAAGTCTTCTTCCCCTAAAGCCGCTGTAACGATAATCGGAAGTACGAAGTTTGCGATAATGCTGACACCGTATGAAATCACGATGGCAAGGAATGTACCTAATATCCCGATCCACGCACTCTCCATTAGGAATAGACGTTGGATTAATTTCGGATTGGCCCCAATCGCTTTCATGACGCCAATTTCACGAGTTCGTTCCGTCACCGCCATGGTCATTGTGTTGAAGATCCCGATTGATGAAATTAAGATTGCAATTGTTCCTACGAAAATAAGCCCTGCTTTTAAAGCAAAAAAGAATACGTCGAGTTGATCTAACTCTTCCGTAACGGAATATACACTATGTCCTTGGTCTTTTAGCGTTTTTGTAATGGCTTTTACGTTTTCCAAGTTATCGGCGTAGACCATTACATTATTATAAAATAAATGCATGGCATCTGGATGGTCGTCTAGCTCTACTTCTGAGTTTGCGGTATAGATTTGGTTGATCGTTGGAATGAGTGATGCATTTGTATAGATGTTTTGATCGGTAAACCAGTCTCTAGCAGGTGGTGTCGCGACACCGACGATTGTTAGTTTCAGTTCGTCCTTTTCGAACATTTTACCATCAAAATCGCCTAATCGGACTGTAAATTGTTCACCGATTAATTTCCCTTCATAGCCCTTGAAACCTTCTTCCCCTTCTTCGACTTCGACTTCGCCATTCGCCTCTTCTTCTGTGAGTAGAAATTGACCAAAATGGCTGCCGACAACAACTTCATTCGGATTTTCGGGCAATCTTCCTTCAGCAAGTTTAAATCCTACTTTTCCCTCTTCAATAAAATCGGTCGCTATAACACCGTTATGGCCTGTCATGTTTTTAAAGATAGTTTCTGTTTGCCCATTGAATTCTTGTCGATTAACTACCGCATTTACATGGTCGATTGTTTTAAATTCATTGGCTAATTCCTGCGACATCTCACTGGCGTGCACTTGAATTTCGGTTACTTTTCGATCTGATAAAATTTCTTTGGTGATTGTGTCGTGAATTCCAAATCCGACTGAGGCGAGCACGATTAGAAATGCTGTCCCCATTGTTGCGGCAAGAACCGTCATAAACACGCGTAATTTATTCTTTGAAATATGTTGTCGAACAAAATCAATCTGATCTTTAAATTGCATGTTGAACGACTCCTTCCGTTAATTCGCCGTCGTGCATGGTATAAACTCGGTTCGCTGTTTGCGCAACTTCATCGTCGTGAGTAATGATGACAAATGTGATGCCGCGGTTTTTATTCAGTGATTGAATGAGTAATAGAATTTCTTGTTCTGTTTCAGAATCGAGGCTTCCGGTTGGCTCATCCGCCAAGATGATAGGTGGATCTGTGATAAGAGCACGCGCGATACTGACCCGTTGTTGCTGACCTCCAGATAATTCGTTTGGATAATGGTCTTGGACTTCTGTTAGGCCAACGTATTTCATTAATGTTTTCACTTTTTCTTTGCGTTCCGCCCTTTCAATTCCTTTAAGCTTTAGCGGTAATTCAACATTTTCAAATGCATTTAAACCAGGCATGAGTTGAAAGTTTTGAAAGATAAACCCATAATTGTTCAGTCTGAATTCTGCATTGTCCGCTTCATTGAAAATAGACGTTTCAATGCCGTTCACTTTAATCTCTCCGCTTTCCGGTGTCATGAATCCCGCGAGTATATGTAAGAGCGTCGATTTCCCCGAACCACTTTTCCCTACAATTGAAACAATCTCACCATCATTGACATCGAAATTCACATCTCTTAATACCGGAATATGTTTCTCTTTTCCTTTTTTACCGATTTTGAATGAATGATTTAATCCTTTGACCGTAATCATATTTTCCCCTCCATCTGATACTGGTTTTAATTATAGAGGATTGTTCTTAAGGTTGTGTGAGGAAAAAAATGAAGAAATTCTTAAGGTTTTTACTTTAAAAGCAGATTGGGAGTGGAGCCGCGACTTCGGATGCGTTTTATTCCCGTAACGGTGGCGAGACTAGTTTTATTCCCGTAACGGTCCCGGTTGCTCCCGTTGCGCACGTGGTTGTTCCCGTAACGAGGTCGTTTATTCCCGTAACGGCGGCGACACCAGTTTTATTCCCGTAACGGTCCCGGTTGCTCCCGTTGCGCACGTGGTTATTCCCGTTGCGTGGTGGTTTGTTCCCGTAACGGTTCTGGGAACAACTATCAAGCTTCCTTCAACCAATATAAAAACGGAACCCAATTTTCTGGGTTCCGTTTTCGATCAAGCTATCACTCTTCCGTTTTTACAGTGTCAGTTTCGACCGAGTCGCCGTTTTGTACGGCGTGTGTTAGTTGGTCGATGCTTGGGCGCAGATTGTGTTTGCCTGCGTAGCTTTCTAGCATTTCTTTGACGTCGATGCCTGAAGTGGCTTTTAATGTTTCTTGGAGTGTTGACATTAAATCGGTTGCGTATGATGTTACTTTATTCGCACCGCCGCCTTCTCCGCCACCTGTATCAACAACTGTAATTTTGTCGATGTTTGAAAGCGGGCTTGCAATTTGTTTCGCGTACTCAGGAATCATTTCAATAACCATATCAAGCATAGCTGCCTGGCCGTATTGTTCGAACGCTTCTGCGATTTTGCGTTTCGCTTCGGCTTCCGCGAGACCTTTCAGGCGGATAATATCTGCTTCAGATTCACCTTGTGCACGTTGAGAATCGGCTCTCGCCTGACCATCAAGACGAACTTTTTCCGCGTCAGCTGTAGCTCTAGCTTCAATACTATATTTCTCGGCATCTGCTTCAGCCATTTGTCTAGATTTTGCAGCTGCTGCATTTTGCTCGATTGCGTAACGATCAGCGTCCGCTTTCTTCTTAACTTCAGAATCGTATTGCTTCTCGCGACGCAAGATTTCATTCTCTTCAAGTTCGATTTGTTTTTGACGCTCGATGATTTGGATTTGCATTTCTTGCTCCATAACTTCTTGCTTGGAACGAGCAGATTGCAATTCGTATGCCTGGTCCGCTTGTGCTTTTGCGCGGTCTTGCTCAAGCCGATATTCCGCAACTTTTAACTGATTCTCTTTTTCTGCTTCTGCAATTTCAGTTGCGCGTTCAAGCTCTGCTTTTTGAGCTTCTTTGGATGCTTCCGCATTTTTAATACGCGTTTCTTTTTCTGCTTCAACTGTTGCAATATCTGCATCACGTTTTACTTGCGCAATACGCGGTTTTCCGAGTGAATCAAGGTAGCCGTTCTTATCGCGAACGTCTTTTATTGTAAATGAAACGATGATAAGTCCCATTTTGGAAAGATCCTGTGATGCGACCCGTTGTACTTCCTGGGAGAACATATCACGGTTTTTATAAATTTCCTCGACAGTCATTGATCCTAAAATCGATCTCAAGTGACCCTCTAGCACTTCTTTTGCTTCATTTTCACGATCTTCTTTTGATTTCCCCA
This genomic window from Sporosarcina sp. Marseille-Q4063 contains:
- a CDS encoding ABC transporter permease, with amino-acid sequence MQFKDQIDFVRQHISKNKLRVFMTVLAATMGTAFLIVLASVGFGIHDTITKEILSDRKVTEIQVHASEMSQELANEFKTIDHVNAVVNRQEFNGQTETIFKNMTGHNGVIATDFIEEGKVGFKLAEGRLPENPNEVVVGSHFGQFLLTEEEANGEVEVEEGEEGFKGYEGKLIGEQFTVRLGDFDGKMFEKDELKLTIVGVATPPARDWFTDQNIYTNASLIPTINQIYTANSEVELDDHPDAMHLFYNNVMVYADNLENVKAITKTLKDQGHSVYSVTEELDQLDVFFFALKAGLIFVGTIAILISSIGIFNTMTMAVTERTREIGVMKAIGANPKLIQRLFLMESAWIGILGTFLAIVISYGVSIIANFVLPIIVTAALGEEDFGDMQVKFSIIPWQLVVIASTISIGVAMISGWRPARKATKIDVINALRTEL
- a CDS encoding flotillin family protein, whose amino-acid sequence is MPGIWLAIGVVAFVLLAVILVYISKYKTVGPDEALIVTGSYLGTKNVHKDDSGNRVKIIRGGGTFVFPIFQQAKPLSLLSSKLEVTTPEVYTEQGVPVMADGTAIIKIGGSITEIATAAEQFLGKSKEDRENEAKEVLEGHLRSILGSMTVEEIYKNRDMFSQEVQRVASQDLSKMGLIIVSFTIKDVRDKNGYLDSLGKPRIAQVKRDADIATVEAEKETRIKNAEASKEAQKAELERATEIAEAEKENQLKVAEYRLEQDRAKAQADQAYELQSARSKQEVMEQEMQIQIIERQKQIELEENEILRREKQYDSEVKKKADADRYAIEQNAAAAKSRQMAEADAEKYSIEARATADAEKVRLDGQARADSQRAQGESEADIIRLKGLAEAEAKRKIAEAFEQYGQAAMLDMVIEMIPEYAKQIASPLSNIDKITVVDTGGGEGGGANKVTSYATDLMSTLQETLKATSGIDVKEMLESYAGKHNLRPSIDQLTHAVQNGDSVETDTVKTEE
- a CDS encoding ABC transporter ATP-binding protein, with the protein product MITVKGLNHSFKIGKKGKEKHIPVLRDVNFDVNDGEIVSIVGKSGSGKSTLLHILAGFMTPESGEIKVNGIETSIFNEADNAEFRLNNYGFIFQNFQLMPGLNAFENVELPLKLKGIERAERKEKVKTLMKYVGLTEVQDHYPNELSGGQQQRVSIARALITDPPIILADEPTGSLDSETEQEILLLIQSLNKNRGITFVIITHDDEVAQTANRVYTMHDGELTEGVVQHAI